The proteins below come from a single Chryseobacterium nepalense genomic window:
- a CDS encoding PQQ-dependent sugar dehydrogenase, translating into MKNLLFYAGLFSFSIFNAQSINLEEFATGFTAPVEITHANDTRMFVVQQNGIIKIVQPNGSINSSNFLDISSKITYGGERGLLGLAFHPQYSTNGYFFVYYNDTSGNITVARYTRSSNPDVADPTTEKIVLNQPKPFDNHNGGSIHFAPDGYLWIVTGDGGSGGDPNNNGQNKNSLLGKLLRLDINSTGPYNIPPDNPFVGTDGADEVWAYGLRNAWKFNFDTASGNVMIADVGQGNIEEINRMPITQAGINYGWRCYEGNNAYNTSGCAAQSTMTFPVAAYNHSGGRCSITGGYVYRGSLYPALQGKYIFADYCSTQIGILNNDDSITWSAAFSGNNFSTFGINNQNELFVAAVNNGKIFRVTTLTLNIKENELSAQIKIYPNPASEKVFIEGIEEKNATVDITNTEGRKVLEGAKIESDHSLNISGIPTGVYFLHINTENQKSYSKKLIIK; encoded by the coding sequence ATGAAAAATTTACTTTTTTATGCAGGTTTGTTTTCTTTCAGCATCTTTAATGCGCAAAGTATTAACCTTGAAGAATTTGCAACAGGTTTTACCGCTCCGGTAGAAATCACTCACGCCAACGATACCAGAATGTTCGTAGTACAGCAAAACGGCATCATTAAAATCGTACAGCCGAACGGAAGCATAAATTCATCCAACTTCTTAGACATCAGTTCTAAAATTACCTATGGAGGAGAAAGAGGACTTTTAGGACTTGCTTTTCATCCGCAATACTCTACCAATGGGTATTTTTTTGTGTATTACAATGATACCAGCGGAAATATTACGGTAGCAAGATACACCAGAAGTTCCAATCCGGATGTTGCGGATCCCACTACTGAAAAAATTGTTCTGAATCAGCCAAAACCATTTGACAATCACAACGGGGGAAGCATTCATTTTGCACCGGACGGCTATCTGTGGATTGTGACGGGTGATGGAGGAAGTGGCGGCGACCCCAATAACAACGGGCAAAATAAAAATTCTCTTTTAGGCAAATTATTGCGGCTGGACATCAATTCCACAGGTCCGTACAATATTCCACCGGATAACCCTTTTGTTGGCACTGACGGCGCTGATGAAGTGTGGGCGTACGGGCTGAGAAACGCATGGAAATTCAATTTTGATACGGCTTCCGGCAATGTTATGATTGCAGATGTTGGACAGGGTAATATCGAAGAAATCAACAGAATGCCCATCACACAGGCAGGAATCAATTACGGCTGGAGATGCTATGAAGGCAATAATGCCTATAATACATCCGGCTGCGCAGCACAATCAACCATGACTTTTCCCGTTGCTGCCTATAACCATTCCGGCGGAAGATGTTCCATAACGGGAGGATATGTTTACAGAGGCTCATTATATCCGGCTCTCCAGGGAAAATATATTTTTGCCGATTACTGTTCTACGCAGATCGGAATTCTGAATAATGATGATTCCATCACGTGGTCGGCGGCATTTTCAGGAAATAATTTTTCAACATTCGGAATTAATAATCAGAACGAACTTTTCGTAGCAGCAGTAAACAACGGAAAGATATTCAGGGTAACGACTTTAACTTTGAATATCAAGGAAAATGAACTTTCGGCACAGATAAAAATCTATCCCAACCCTGCCTCTGAAAAGGTTTTCATTGAGGGAATTGAGGAAAAAAATGCAACCGTTGACATTACCAATACTGAAGGAAGAAAAGTATTGGAAGGTGCAAAAATTGAAAGTGACCATAGCTTAAATATTTCAGGAATACCTACAGGCGTTTATTTCCTTCATATTAATACGGAAAATCAGAAATCGTACAGTAAAAAATTAATTATAAAATAA
- the secD gene encoding protein translocase subunit SecD: MQGKGLITIVAIVLGLICLNELLPTWYTSKIEKQATAIAGDNPEKYQKEITRLSKDTLNLGFTKLYYTKARDKEMKLGLDLKGGINVLLEINQRDLVNDLTNYSTNPVLIEALNKTDEVQKNSTRSYIDNFFEQFDAVNKAKGTNLKLADPELFGNTTLTEVKYNTPDEQVKAIVKKKIDASVGTAFEVIRTRIDKLGAIQPNVQRVPGTARISVEMPGMKDIDKVKKMLQTSAKLQFWEVQQSPEVYPYFQTLTTMIAAKGDSMGVAKNVNLLNILQKGKSMSQSAVGSVKLSDTAVVNKILNSKVAQSLRPANIKYTQFMWGYKPEASDAESLVLYAIRGNINQKAPVDGAVETANIGYDELSRVVVDMQMDSKGAKEWKTLTEKNVGKPVAVTLDNRVYTAPNVVNAIPNGRTQISGNFSQEEAKELVDVLGAGKLPAGAKVVQATVVGPSLGQESIDAGLMSFMIAFAIIIVYIIFYYGGAGVYAVIAMIINLFYIFGIMDSGDFTLTLPGIAGIVLTMAVAVDTNVIIYERTKEELFAGKSILEAYKDGFKHALNAIIDGHTTTFLTAVVLFFFGTGPIKGFALTLMIGVAMTLFTSVLLSRVMIFSRLNKGKGLSVWTPATKNLFRNTWIDFIGKRKYAYIFSAVLTVVCIISIATHGFKYGIDFTGGRNYVIRFDKDVKAEDVENKLVALFKTEDGKNSSVEAKTFGNNNQLKISTDYLIEDESLKADQVIEQKLYEGLKSELPAGTTLKDFKSADKEHAGIISSEKVGPSVADDIKIHGLYAVLGALGIIFIYILLRFRKWQFSLGAVAALFHDAVIILGAYSLLHKYMPFNMEINQDFIAAILTVLGYSINDTVIIFDRIREYLREKKSLTLAGLFDDSISSTLGRTFNTSFTTILVILAIFIFGGDNLRGFMFAMLIGIGFGTYSSIFVASAIAYDFLKTGKEEEVHGKSTTNKEVLASK, encoded by the coding sequence ATGCAAGGAAAAGGACTTATTACAATTGTTGCTATTGTACTAGGGTTGATTTGCTTAAACGAGCTATTACCAACATGGTACACCAGCAAAATTGAAAAGCAGGCGACTGCTATTGCAGGAGACAATCCGGAGAAGTATCAGAAAGAAATCACAAGACTTTCTAAGGATACACTGAATCTTGGATTCACAAAACTTTATTACACCAAAGCCAGAGACAAGGAAATGAAACTTGGTCTTGACCTTAAAGGAGGGATCAACGTTCTTTTGGAAATCAATCAGAGAGATCTGGTGAATGATTTAACCAATTATTCCACAAATCCTGTTCTTATTGAGGCTTTGAACAAAACAGATGAAGTTCAGAAGAATTCTACAAGATCGTACATCGACAATTTCTTTGAGCAGTTCGATGCAGTTAACAAAGCAAAAGGTACCAACCTTAAACTGGCAGATCCGGAACTTTTCGGAAATACCACGCTTACTGAGGTAAAGTACAATACGCCTGACGAGCAGGTAAAAGCGATTGTTAAGAAAAAGATTGATGCATCTGTAGGAACGGCTTTCGAGGTGATCAGAACCAGAATTGATAAACTGGGAGCGATCCAGCCAAACGTTCAGAGGGTTCCGGGTACTGCCAGAATTTCTGTTGAAATGCCGGGAATGAAGGACATTGATAAAGTGAAAAAGATGCTTCAGACTTCTGCAAAACTTCAGTTCTGGGAAGTACAGCAATCTCCTGAAGTATATCCTTATTTCCAGACATTAACTACAATGATCGCTGCAAAAGGCGATTCTATGGGCGTTGCCAAAAATGTAAACCTTCTGAACATTTTGCAGAAAGGTAAATCCATGAGCCAAAGTGCAGTAGGAAGTGTAAAATTGTCTGATACGGCTGTTGTAAATAAAATTTTAAACAGCAAAGTTGCACAATCTTTACGTCCTGCAAACATTAAATATACTCAATTCATGTGGGGATACAAGCCTGAGGCTTCAGATGCTGAAAGCTTGGTATTGTATGCTATCAGAGGAAATATCAACCAGAAAGCTCCTGTAGACGGTGCTGTTGAAACCGCAAATATCGGCTACGATGAATTGAGCAGAGTGGTGGTAGATATGCAGATGGATTCGAAAGGAGCAAAAGAATGGAAAACACTAACGGAGAAAAACGTTGGGAAACCAGTTGCCGTAACGCTTGATAACAGAGTATACACAGCACCGAACGTTGTAAATGCAATTCCTAACGGTAGAACACAAATTTCCGGTAACTTCTCTCAGGAAGAAGCCAAAGAGCTGGTAGATGTTTTGGGAGCGGGTAAATTGCCTGCTGGTGCAAAAGTAGTTCAGGCTACGGTTGTAGGTCCTTCTTTAGGTCAGGAATCTATTGATGCAGGTTTGATGTCATTCATGATCGCATTTGCTATCATTATTGTTTATATCATCTTCTATTACGGTGGAGCGGGTGTTTATGCAGTAATTGCAATGATCATCAACCTTTTCTATATTTTTGGTATTATGGATTCGGGAGATTTCACGCTTACGCTTCCTGGTATCGCGGGTATCGTTTTAACGATGGCGGTTGCGGTTGATACAAACGTTATCATTTATGAAAGAACAAAAGAAGAATTATTTGCAGGGAAAAGTATCCTTGAAGCTTATAAAGACGGATTTAAACATGCATTGAATGCGATTATTGATGGTCATACCACAACTTTCTTAACGGCAGTGGTATTGTTCTTCTTCGGAACAGGACCTATCAAAGGTTTTGCCTTAACTCTGATGATTGGGGTTGCAATGACACTATTCACGTCTGTATTGCTTTCAAGAGTAATGATCTTCTCAAGATTAAATAAAGGAAAAGGACTTTCTGTATGGACGCCGGCAACTAAGAATCTTTTTAGAAATACCTGGATTGATTTCATCGGGAAAAGAAAATATGCTTACATTTTCTCAGCTGTTTTAACGGTGGTTTGTATCATTTCAATCGCTACGCATGGTTTCAAATATGGGATTGATTTTACGGGTGGTAGAAATTATGTAATAAGATTCGACAAAGACGTAAAAGCAGAAGATGTTGAAAACAAACTGGTAGCATTATTTAAAACGGAAGACGGCAAAAACTCTTCAGTAGAAGCCAAAACTTTCGGAAATAACAATCAATTAAAGATCTCTACTGATTACCTTATCGAAGACGAATCTTTGAAAGCTGACCAGGTTATTGAGCAGAAATTATACGAAGGATTAAAATCAGAATTACCTGCAGGAACAACGTTAAAAGATTTTAAATCTGCAGATAAAGAACATGCAGGAATTATTTCTTCCGAAAAAGTAGGACCTTCTGTTGCGGACGATATCAAAATTCACGGGTTATATGCGGTGCTGGGAGCATTAGGAATTATCTTTATTTATATCTTATTGCGATTCAGAAAATGGCAGTTCTCCCTTGGTGCGGTAGCAGCATTGTTCCACGATGCAGTTATTATTTTGGGAGCATATTCTTTGCTTCACAAATATATGCCGTTCAATATGGAGATCAACCAGGATTTTATTGCAGCCATCCTTACGGTATTAGGATATTCCATTAATGATACGGTAATTATCTTTGACAGGATCAGGGAATATTTAAGAGAGAAGAAATCATTAACATTGGCAGGGTTATTTGATGATTCAATTTCCAGTACGCTGGGTAGAACGTTCAATACTTCATTTACTACAATCCTTGTAATCTTGGCCATCTTTATTTTTGGTGGAGATAATCTGAGAGGATTTATGTTTGCGATGTTAATCGGTATCGGTTTCGGTACTTATTCATCCATCTTCGTGGCATCGGCAATTGCCTATGACTTCCTGAAAACAGGTAAAGAAGAGGAAGTTCACGGTAAATCTACTACCAACAAAGAAGTACTTGCTTCAAAATAA
- a CDS encoding TCR/Tet family MFS transporter translates to MENSRKKAAMSFIFITLLIDITGWGIIIPVVPKLIEELIHSDISEAAKYGGWLGFAYAFTQFIFSPVVGNLSDKFGRRPIILISLFGFAIDYVLLALAPTIIWLFIGRVIAGITGASVTTASAYIADISTDEDRAKNFGLIGAAFGLGFIIGPVLGGLLGHYGARVPFYAAAGLCLLNFLYGYFILPESLDKDKRREFNWKRANPVGSFKFLGKHPEISGLIVSLILIYIAGHAVQSNWSFFTMYKFNWNERMVGISLGVVGLLVGLVQGGLIRWTTPKLGEQKSIYYGLTLYAIGMLLFAFATKGWMMFVFLIPYCLGGICGPALQSVITKNVPSNEQGELQGALTSLMSATAIIGPPMMTNLFYFFTHDEAPFKFSGAPFFLAFILMAVSVIITYYNFQKKGIKKEELELNKKTDLM, encoded by the coding sequence ATGGAAAACTCAAGGAAAAAAGCGGCAATGAGCTTCATATTTATTACGTTGTTAATTGATATTACGGGATGGGGTATCATTATTCCGGTGGTTCCTAAACTTATTGAGGAACTGATTCACAGTGATATCAGTGAAGCTGCAAAATACGGCGGCTGGCTGGGATTTGCCTATGCATTTACACAGTTTATTTTTTCGCCGGTAGTGGGAAATCTTAGTGATAAATTCGGGAGAAGGCCAATCATCCTCATTTCTCTTTTCGGATTTGCCATAGATTATGTTCTGCTGGCTTTGGCTCCTACCATCATATGGCTGTTTATCGGAAGAGTTATTGCGGGAATTACAGGGGCAAGTGTTACAACGGCAAGTGCCTATATTGCAGATATTTCAACAGATGAAGACCGCGCCAAGAATTTTGGACTTATTGGAGCTGCTTTCGGACTTGGATTCATCATCGGGCCTGTGTTGGGCGGACTTTTAGGACATTACGGAGCCAGGGTCCCCTTTTATGCTGCAGCTGGATTGTGTCTTTTAAATTTTCTTTACGGCTATTTTATTCTGCCCGAAAGTCTTGATAAAGATAAAAGAAGAGAATTCAACTGGAAGCGCGCTAACCCGGTCGGATCCTTTAAATTTTTAGGAAAACATCCTGAAATTTCAGGTTTAATTGTTTCTTTAATTCTGATTTATATTGCCGGACACGCTGTGCAAAGCAACTGGAGCTTTTTTACCATGTATAAATTCAACTGGAATGAAAGAATGGTGGGAATCTCCTTAGGAGTAGTTGGCTTATTGGTAGGATTAGTTCAGGGCGGGCTGATAAGATGGACAACCCCAAAGTTGGGCGAACAGAAAAGCATCTATTACGGATTGACACTTTACGCAATCGGAATGCTGTTGTTTGCATTTGCTACAAAGGGATGGATGATGTTCGTTTTTTTAATTCCTTATTGCTTAGGAGGAATTTGCGGGCCTGCACTTCAGTCGGTGATTACAAAAAATGTACCTTCCAACGAGCAGGGAGAGCTTCAGGGAGCGCTCACCAGTCTTATGAGTGCAACTGCGATTATCGGTCCGCCAATGATGACCAATTTATTTTATTTCTTCACGCATGATGAAGCCCCGTTTAAATTTTCGGGAGCACCTTTCTTCTTAGCTTTTATTTTAATGGCCGTAAGCGTAATCATTACTTATTACAATTTTCAGAAGAAGGGTATAAAAAAAGAAGAACTTGAGTTAAATAAAAAAACGGACCTAATGTAA
- a CDS encoding YHYH protein produces the protein MKKIKILSGIISAITLINCSSNDDSSQNNSNNNTSEVPAVYKKIYGAASITSDGTYVYIKTTGTPDHKSVYYPTGNSLYENFSGTTYGGYTFSKNPNSISTKNYTFKIPLNPAVNSAHPATPLGPIGVSLNGVPFFNQYAGPNQPLSGEIVSFDQWWGHPAQGGDYHYHVEPKYLTTVKASKSALLGFLLDGFPVYGPEENGVAVANTSLDAYHGHTSATADYPNGIYHYHITSSDPYINGNGFYGTPGTVSN, from the coding sequence ATGAAAAAAATAAAAATTTTATCAGGGATTATATCTGCGATCACGCTTATTAATTGCAGCAGCAATGATGACTCTTCACAAAATAATAGCAATAACAATACCTCTGAAGTTCCTGCGGTTTACAAAAAAATATATGGAGCAGCAAGTATAACTTCAGATGGTACGTATGTTTATATTAAAACAACAGGAACACCAGATCATAAAAGTGTTTATTATCCTACGGGAAATAGTCTTTACGAAAATTTTTCCGGGACAACTTATGGCGGATACACATTTTCTAAAAATCCTAATTCGATTTCAACAAAAAATTATACATTCAAAATTCCTCTGAATCCGGCAGTGAATTCAGCTCATCCAGCCACACCTCTGGGACCCATTGGTGTCTCACTTAACGGAGTGCCTTTTTTCAATCAATATGCAGGGCCAAATCAGCCCTTATCAGGAGAGATTGTTTCTTTCGATCAGTGGTGGGGACATCCTGCACAGGGAGGAGATTATCATTACCATGTCGAACCCAAATACCTTACTACTGTTAAAGCGTCAAAATCTGCACTGTTGGGTTTTTTACTGGATGGTTTTCCGGTGTATGGTCCTGAAGAAAACGGCGTAGCGGTTGCCAATACTTCACTGGATGCTTACCATGGTCATACATCTGCAACTGCAGATTATCCCAACGGGATTTATCATTATCATATTACCAGTTCAGACCCTTATATTAACGGAAATGGCTTCTATGGAACTCCGGGAACTGTCAGTAATTAG
- a CDS encoding toxin-antitoxin system YwqK family antitoxin: MKYYNLDDIHLENKNGIILLNNQPFSGIVYSMFSNTKDTAEIVAFYQGKEHGEWKKFYPNGRLAGRRFFENGTKVKTLKEWWENGNIKISGSFSEGENNGEYREWNRNGQLVRDMHYKLGYEEGSQKQFYDNGKIRSNYFVKQGKRYGLLGTKNCVNVTERIFKK, from the coding sequence ATGAAATATTATAATCTGGACGATATTCATTTGGAAAATAAGAATGGAATCATACTGCTGAATAATCAGCCTTTTTCAGGTATTGTATATTCAATGTTCTCCAATACAAAAGATACTGCAGAAATTGTTGCTTTTTATCAAGGAAAAGAACATGGAGAATGGAAAAAATTTTATCCGAACGGTAGGTTGGCAGGAAGGCGTTTTTTTGAGAACGGAACCAAAGTAAAAACATTAAAAGAATGGTGGGAAAATGGAAATATAAAAATTTCAGGTTCTTTCTCTGAGGGAGAAAATAACGGTGAATATCGGGAGTGGAACAGGAACGGACAATTGGTAAGGGATATGCATTATAAATTAGGATACGAAGAAGGAAGTCAGAAACAATTTTATGACAATGGTAAGATAAGATCCAATTATTTCGTAAAGCAGGGTAAACGCTATGGCTTATTAGGAACAAAAAATTGTGTAAATGTTACAGAACGTATTTTTAAGAAGTAG
- a CDS encoding SCO family protein codes for MLQNVFLRSSLIVFLLLFSCRQKKQDVPYYNTPDFEPQFLSKEEASDKINHTIQHFSFVDQDNRVITDKITDHKIHIASFIFTSCGSICPNMIRNLKLVDRKYKNDPDVILLSFSVTPWIDTSEKLKDFKTKHKITNANWHFLTGNKNEIYSLARKSYFAEEALGFTRDSAEFLHTEHIILVDGQRKIRGIYNGTLQSDMQQLITDIDLIKKNTF; via the coding sequence ATGTTACAGAACGTATTTTTAAGAAGTAGCCTGATCGTTTTTTTGCTGCTTTTTTCATGCCGGCAAAAAAAACAAGATGTACCTTATTACAACACGCCGGATTTTGAGCCCCAATTTTTATCTAAAGAGGAAGCTTCCGATAAAATTAATCATACCATTCAACATTTTTCTTTTGTTGATCAGGACAATAGGGTAATTACGGATAAAATAACGGATCATAAAATACATATTGCCAGCTTTATTTTTACATCATGCGGAAGTATTTGTCCCAACATGATCAGAAATCTGAAACTGGTAGACCGTAAATATAAAAATGATCCCGATGTAATCTTACTTTCTTTTTCAGTAACACCCTGGATTGATACCTCAGAAAAATTGAAAGATTTTAAAACAAAGCATAAAATTACAAATGCAAACTGGCACTTTCTTACCGGAAATAAAAATGAAATATACAGTCTTGCCCGGAAATCTTATTTTGCTGAAGAAGCTTTAGGATTTACGCGCGACAGTGCAGAATTTCTTCATACAGAACATATTATTCTTGTAGATGGGCAGAGAAAAATCAGAGGAATTTATAATGGTACCCTACAATCTGATATGCAGCAGCTTATAACGGATATAGATTTGATTAAAAAGAATACGTTTTAA
- a CDS encoding Sec-independent protein translocase subunit TatA/TatB: MELSIGEMALIAVAIVVLFGPDKLPQIARDLGAGVRKMRGAVEDIKTEIMKETDNPVSEIKREIEKVKDAAKDFNPMKDVQSDILADSQSSNEPPKPKPSEDETYEGPVSR, from the coding sequence ATGGAACTAAGCATTGGAGAAATGGCACTGATTGCCGTGGCAATCGTAGTATTATTCGGACCGGATAAGCTTCCTCAAATCGCCCGTGATCTGGGTGCAGGGGTAAGAAAGATGCGTGGTGCAGTGGAAGATATCAAAACCGAGATCATGAAAGAAACGGATAATCCTGTTTCTGAGATCAAGCGTGAGATTGAAAAAGTAAAAGACGCCGCAAAAGATTTTAATCCGATGAAAGATGTTCAAAGCGATATTCTTGCTGATTCCCAGTCTTCAAATGAACCTCCAAAACCAAAACCTTCAGAGGATGAAACCTATGAAGGACCTGTAAGCAGATAA
- a CDS encoding phosphatase PAP2 family protein translates to MEEIIQEDKKVFLFLNNLGDSSFDQFWMLISSTWIWVPLYIIFCYFLYKNYKLRSLIFILVFIAIGVTISDQLAGVFKHGIERLRPCHDPSLQDHMRIVKCGGQFGFYSAHASNTFFLAAYLSILLKNKIKWFPYAIFVWAAIISYSRIYLGVHFPIDILVGAFVGTLLGVVFSALARKVINKQNITS, encoded by the coding sequence ATGGAGGAAATTATTCAGGAAGATAAAAAAGTCTTTTTATTTCTCAATAATTTAGGAGATTCTTCTTTTGACCAGTTCTGGATGTTGATTTCCAGCACTTGGATCTGGGTTCCGCTTTATATTATTTTCTGCTATTTTCTATATAAAAATTACAAGCTGAGATCATTAATTTTTATCCTAGTATTTATTGCAATAGGGGTAACGATATCAGATCAGCTTGCCGGTGTTTTTAAACATGGTATAGAAAGGCTTAGGCCTTGCCATGATCCTTCTCTTCAGGATCACATGAGGATTGTGAAATGCGGCGGACAGTTCGGGTTTTATTCTGCCCATGCTTCCAATACATTCTTTTTGGCAGCTTATTTAAGTATTTTGTTAAAAAATAAGATTAAATGGTTTCCTTATGCTATATTTGTGTGGGCTGCAATAATATCATACAGCCGCATTTATTTAGGAGTGCATTTCCCGATAGATATTTTGGTGGGGGCGTTTGTTGGAACTTTATTGGGAGTGGTGTTTTCTGCACTCGCAAGAAAAGTAATCAATAAACAAAATATAACCTCATGA
- a CDS encoding tetratricopeptide repeat protein produces MTKTLFLLALTCSIVSLQAQDKKIAEDCFRKADYKCAEEEYSKLVQTEKIQKFKSEYYNYLGTSQRRLGKTTAAFKSYESALKADPMSAAVYANLGSIHGQKGNKQAALDYLNQGLKLEPENADMYLTRSKVYENLGKKDLAAKDLNQILSFAPDNIYARTGLANLKKNSGDLEGALKDYNQLISEKPESLLYSGRGDVYFKLKKNKEALADVNKAISIDPKFAQAYVNKALILFETAKPKEACASLDKAVSLGYEKPLLIEYYSKCEVKK; encoded by the coding sequence ATGACAAAAACTCTATTTCTTTTAGCATTAACATGCTCCATAGTATCGCTGCAGGCGCAGGATAAAAAAATTGCCGAAGATTGTTTCCGTAAAGCGGATTACAAATGTGCGGAGGAAGAATATTCCAAATTGGTTCAAACTGAAAAAATTCAGAAATTCAAATCAGAATATTACAATTATCTGGGTACGTCACAGAGAAGGCTTGGTAAAACAACCGCAGCGTTCAAATCATATGAATCTGCATTAAAAGCGGATCCTATGTCTGCTGCAGTGTATGCTAATTTAGGTTCTATTCACGGACAAAAAGGAAATAAACAGGCTGCATTGGATTATCTTAATCAGGGACTTAAGCTTGAACCTGAAAATGCAGATATGTACCTTACCCGTTCTAAAGTTTATGAAAATTTAGGCAAGAAAGATCTGGCAGCGAAGGATTTAAATCAGATTCTCAGTTTTGCCCCGGATAATATTTACGCAAGAACCGGACTGGCCAATCTTAAAAAGAACAGCGGTGATCTTGAAGGTGCCTTAAAAGATTATAACCAGCTAATTTCAGAAAAACCGGAATCCCTTCTCTACAGTGGAAGAGGTGACGTCTACTTTAAACTGAAAAAAAATAAGGAAGCTCTCGCTGATGTCAACAAAGCAATTTCAATTGATCCTAAATTTGCTCAGGCCTATGTAAATAAAGCCTTAATTTTATTCGAAACGGCTAAGCCGAAGGAAGCTTGTGCAAGTCTTGATAAGGCAGTAAGCCTGGGATATGAGAAACCTTTGCTGATAGAATATTACTCTAAATGTGAAGTTAAGAAATAA
- a CDS encoding 23S rRNA (pseudouridine(1915)-N(3))-methyltransferase RlmH: MQINLLCIGKTDDKEITSLISYYIKRLPKHWNFEIIEIPDVKNARNLSPELLKKEEAKLFLNYIDRTDLVMILDEKGKQFTSREFSQKIDAWMNSSVKKIHLLIGGAYGFSEEVYARANEKISLSKMTFTHQMIRLFIVEQLYRADQILQGKPYHND; the protein is encoded by the coding sequence ATGCAGATTAACTTGCTTTGTATCGGTAAAACGGATGATAAGGAAATTACTTCCCTGATCAGTTATTATATCAAAAGACTACCTAAACACTGGAATTTTGAAATCATTGAAATTCCGGATGTAAAAAATGCCAGAAACCTGTCTCCCGAGCTTTTAAAAAAAGAAGAAGCCAAACTTTTTCTGAATTACATAGACCGAACAGATCTTGTAATGATTCTTGATGAAAAAGGTAAACAATTTACCAGCCGTGAATTTTCTCAGAAAATAGATGCCTGGATGAATTCTTCAGTGAAAAAAATTCATCTTCTGATTGGTGGTGCATACGGGTTTTCGGAAGAAGTTTACGCCAGAGCCAACGAAAAAATATCGTTATCAAAAATGACTTTTACACATCAGATGATCCGGCTTTTTATTGTAGAGCAGTTGTATCGCGCAGATCAGATTTTGCAGGGAAAACCCTATCATAATGACTGA
- a CDS encoding DUF4421 family protein: MKISVLLFLFYFFPLISFAQEINKNDEARYLEEDKKKISVVGGLSYLHNSFGLLYENKIYRLRPNDAFYTEFFLRYRWLDVSFSFAPKLTNINNDDPEKGKTKYFNFGFTFFLSPKIRQYLYFSQVKGLYFQDTKEFLQMLYGSDYNEEGYLQFPDAKYRSFKGETSYLWIGNKSDYRSFNNMTYQPLKDVFVVSTGLFYQYNILSDMNKTIYQGNTFTEIQNSPSKDIRIALRSGGGIQKKIKNWYAILEVYPEIYYAKLIGEDFHEFNIGGYSNGRIGYDNGKCFFGAGAQLNLINSSNENFYSATQWLFRAGIGFRLNSPTFVNKNFDKIDNILK, translated from the coding sequence ATGAAAATATCAGTTTTACTTTTTTTGTTTTACTTTTTTCCACTAATTTCTTTTGCACAGGAAATTAATAAAAATGATGAAGCACGATATCTGGAAGAAGATAAAAAGAAAATTTCTGTTGTAGGAGGACTGAGTTATCTGCATAATTCATTTGGGTTGTTATATGAAAATAAGATTTATCGATTAAGACCGAATGACGCATTTTATACAGAATTTTTTCTGCGGTACAGATGGCTGGATGTAAGTTTTTCATTTGCACCAAAGCTTACCAATATCAATAATGACGATCCTGAAAAAGGAAAGACGAAATATTTTAATTTTGGATTTACTTTTTTCCTAAGTCCGAAAATCAGGCAATATCTGTATTTCAGCCAGGTAAAAGGTCTGTATTTTCAGGATACCAAAGAATTTTTACAAATGCTGTATGGCAGTGATTATAACGAAGAAGGATACCTGCAGTTTCCGGATGCAAAATACCGCTCTTTTAAAGGGGAAACGAGTTATCTCTGGATAGGAAATAAATCGGATTACCGAAGTTTTAACAATATGACCTATCAGCCTCTAAAGGATGTTTTCGTGGTAAGTACAGGCCTTTTTTACCAGTACAATATTCTTAGTGATATGAATAAAACAATCTATCAGGGAAATACTTTTACTGAAATTCAAAACAGTCCGTCTAAAGATATCAGGATTGCTTTAAGATCGGGTGGGGGTATTCAGAAAAAAATTAAAAACTGGTATGCCATATTGGAAGTTTATCCTGAAATATACTACGCAAAACTCATTGGCGAAGATTTTCATGAATTTAATATTGGGGGCTATTCTAACGGGAGAATCGGTTATGATAATGGAAAATGTTTTTTCGGCGCCGGTGCGCAGCTCAACTTGATCAATAGCTCTAATGAAAATTTTTATTCTGCGACACAATGGCTTTTTCGTGCGGGAATTGGTTTTCGTTTGAATTCTCCTACATTTGTAAATAAAAACTTTGATAAAATAGATAATATTTTAAAATAA